The Caldicellulosiruptor changbaiensis genome has a segment encoding these proteins:
- the rplA gene encoding 50S ribosomal protein L1, which yields MFRGKKYQEAAKLVDKTKLYDPEEAIDLALKTSYAKFDETVEVHVRLNVDPRHADQQVRGTVVLPNGTGKNVRVLVFAKGDKAKEAEEAGADYVGAEELVAKIQNEGWTDFDVCIATPDMMGLVGRLGKVLGPKGLMPNPKSGTVTMDIAKAVKEAKAGRVEFRLDKTAIIHCPIGKVSFGKEKLLENYRTLMDAIIKARPAAAKGQFIKSITVATTMGPGIKVNPLKPL from the coding sequence ATGTTCAGAGGCAAGAAGTATCAAGAAGCAGCAAAGCTTGTTGACAAAACCAAGTTATATGATCCAGAAGAAGCTATTGATTTGGCTTTAAAGACATCTTATGCTAAATTTGACGAAACAGTTGAAGTACATGTCAGATTAAACGTTGACCCAAGACATGCAGACCAGCAAGTAAGAGGTACAGTTGTCCTTCCAAATGGAACTGGAAAGAATGTAAGAGTACTGGTATTTGCAAAAGGTGACAAGGCAAAAGAGGCTGAAGAAGCAGGTGCTGATTATGTAGGTGCAGAAGAGCTTGTTGCAAAGATTCAAAATGAAGGTTGGACAGACTTTGATGTATGTATTGCAACACCTGATATGATGGGATTAGTTGGAAGGCTCGGTAAAGTATTAGGGCCAAAAGGTCTTATGCCAAACCCGAAATCGGGAACAGTAACAATGGACATTGCAAAGGCTGTCAAGGAAGCAAAGGCTGGTAGGGTGGAGTTTAGGCTTGACAAGACTGCAATAATTCACTGTCCGATTGGGAAGGTTTCATTTGGTAAAGAAAAACTTCTTGAGAACTATAGAACGCTTATGGATGCAATAATTAAAGCAAGACCAGCAGCAGCAAAGGGCCAGTTCATAAAGAGTATTACGGTTGCAACTACAATGGGTCCTGGCATAAAGGTAAATCCATTAAAACCTCTATAA